A stretch of DNA from Glycine max cultivar Williams 82 chromosome 18, Glycine_max_v4.0, whole genome shotgun sequence:
ATCACTGGTAGGGAAATCACTGTTAGAGATACTCACAGGTTTCATTGCTTTAAGGAAGGGCACTGTTCATGCGGGGACTATTGGTGATAAAAACAATCAATATTGCTTCTTCAGTGGGAAATGAGTTAAACTATCATATTAGTTATATACCTATTGCATGTATGGCTAAATACTTTTTCAGTAGAAATTTATCACATGAGAGCTTATTTGTAAGCTTGACAAACTTGCTGAAATAAGTTAAAAAGTTCAGTCACTTTAGTCTTTCATATTCAAATAAACTTGGTAGAAGTTCTTTCAAAGCGGCTAAAGCTAATGTAACAATTACCAACGTAGTTCTTGGTTTATCCACAGGATGACACATTGACAATACCAAATTACCAATTCTAAATCTATGCTGGCATAACTTGTTAAACTAAAATGCTTTTCAGAGATTATTTGCAGAATCCTACACACAATTTAGCGTAGAGACATGTACTTCTGGCTAAGTGAAAGCCTGAAGTCAGTGTTTACGATGTCGATAGGCTATGAAAACTAGTCATTGTTGTTGGAGAACACAGGGTTTTATAAACTCTATCTACACTAAAATCTCATATTTCCAATGTGATACTCAAGTCTCTTACCTGGGAATTGGATCCATTTGGGGTTCAAATCTTGGTTTTCCTGTTCTTTGTGTCTCCATTCCTCTGTACTCATTACCTGTTGTAATGCTCATCTAGTTGATCAAGACAATGTTTTATAACCACGGACCTTGGGGATTTTGAAATAACAAATTAGACATTGATTATGTATTAATTGACAACCTTATTTTCTGAACCAGCTCTTCCAGATAGAGCTTCTGTTAACAAAAGGAATTGCATTGGTGTCATCAATTTTCCCCATATAATAGCAATGCatttgaattcatcttctatTACAATCTTCATATgagaattattattaattagatcttattttacaaaatattgtaatttataatatattaatatattagttaatacaagtttttatattattaatcaattagaaatcaacttaaatataacttttaaaataattattataaaagttaacaatctTACTCTACATGTTAATCTATGATTGAAACACACTAAAAAAAACTCTATATtgtaaatacattttaattaaacttttagtttattacattatttttttttacattactctCCTTAactaattagattaaaaaattaaattttactacattgacttctttatttttattgtaaccaagtaatttgtttccaaaattattaagataatgtaattttttaaggtaaaattgtaaatttgatcCTTCTATTTGTCTTAGAATTTGATTTTGGCcctctataatttaattcacgaatttagtcttttttggaaattttgttatttcagtCCTTAACCCcgaaattaaacattgattgtTAATTACTTGCCTTGATTACCACATGTCACGCTTTTATTGGAATTTGAAACTAAAATAACGGGATTGCAAAAAATTGTGGAACtaaattcgtgaattaaattatatgaagaccaaatttataattttgagacAGATAAGAggaccaaatttataattttacctttttttaattacttgaaTGGTGTAAGTTGTATTTTACCcgtaaaactttatttttctaCTTTCCAATAGTTTAAAATCGACATAACATTTTCTGTCGATGGAAAAACACTAGAAATTACTTCTATAAAAGTCTTATTCAACAAATATGACTTTCCTCATTctggtaaattttttaaaatattgactactggtaattttaaaagtaaattagcCCATTTTGGTTAAGCCTACTAAATTATAGAATATTCAATCAACATAAGACTTGTCATGAAACTCTTGAACTTATATTGAATttcattgttaaaaaataagttgGACTTCTTATTGAACTTAGCTTGAGTACAATTAGTACGACCTAATTACACTTTGACTTCTAGTTCTAATCTAAGTGTCTTTGAAATGCTAgccactattttttattattttcccaGTCCACAAAACTTGAGTATGTTTTTTTTAGCCTGAATTAATCTTAAGACTAGGTTAAACTAGCTTCACATGTTTGGACTATGCTGTAGCTAGTGGGTTGTAGCACAAGCGTCTTAAAACAAATAGATTACTAGTATTTTCAGCCTAAATCACTGCCACAGAAAATGCATTATTGAAGAGCGGATGAACCAAAGCAACTCAATGTTGAAGTGCAGAGTATCTTGGTCGTGTTCACCAGAATTAGGAAATGAAATGGTCTTCAGCACTTCATGTACATCAAGTGGAGCAATATCTattagaaaaagaatttaattgtaTCTATTATCAGtacaaaaaaaactcaatagAATTCTACATGTCATATCAGTATGAAGCTTTTATGTGACTTTTCAAAACAAGTGACGGAGAATGGGATTGCAGCTTTCATGTGATTCTATGTGGCTCAATTCTGCAGCTACCACTGTGATGGAAGAacgaaaatcaaaattaaaaatgagtttCACAAATTAGATCTaatgaattcattttttttctctcattctcctGCACCAACTAATCCAAATCCctgacttcaaaaaaaaaaaaaaaaaaaaaaactaatccaAATCCCatcttttaaatgaattatactTTCGTAAGTACACCTTTACAGTACATGTGTAAAGTGGAGCAGGTAAATTACATGTAATTTTACCTCACAATAGTTACTGGTATACTACTTTCTAGCCAGAAATAGTGATGGGGTTGGATAAATTACCCAATGagcattttaataattttgtctGCAACTAGGTTTGTGTGAGTAATTTTTGTGGGAGGGTAGTGCTTAAAGACAGACATAaacacaacacacacacacacatctgCACTCCCTTTTTATTGCAAGAGCAATTCACTGTCTCAGATGAAAATGAGGAATCAAAAGTAGGAAAGCCCCAGCAAAGAAATTTCAACAGTACTGTCTagggaaaaaaatgagaaatttcaTAGTAGTAGTGCCATGAAACATTTTCCATGATCCAGAAAACTGAAAAAACAGTAAATCCCTGCTCTACTCATACTTTACAAGGGCAGCAAACCAAATCACTGTAagtaagggggggggggggggggaggataTTTATCCTCAGTATGATTTCCCACATGTATCAAGCTTCCAGCACCCAAGAAAAGACCAAAAATAGCAGCACTTCCAAGTGTAGTTTGTCCAATATGCCTAATTTTCAATAGTCCAGGCACCTGCATGCATATCAATGAATTAATAGA
This window harbors:
- the LOC100790370 gene encoding reactive oxygen species modulator 1 isoform X1, whose protein sequence is MARDSCLARVTAGAAMGGAVGGAVGAVYGTYEAIRYKVPGLLKIRHIGQTTLGSAAIFGLFLGAGSLIHVGNHTEDKYPPPPPPPYLQ